GCCAATAAGCAAATTACCAACAGCTGTTCTAATTGTTGGTGAATCAAAGTCCTCATTCCTCATCAAACTATCTAGAGAACTCAACTGGTCAATGTAAATTAACCTTAGGATTTGATTAAAGGTTATAGATTCTTCATTATCTGACGAAATTAGAGGAAAATCTAATGCTTTAAATATAATTTGACTAAAGCTTTCAGTTTGTGGTGTTCGTCTCGAATATGGATAATTTTTCCATCCTTCAAAACTAGAAGAAAGAGCCTTATCAATTGTTCCCCAGAACACAGACATTGGTTGAAGTGATTTTTGTGTTATCTCCCTTTTAAATGTTGCAACAGCTCCATTGAGAGTAACCTCCGCATATACGAAATCGCAAGAAGCTGCTTCTGGTAACCAATTAGAAAAATCACCACCAATGATGAAATAAATAAAATTTGAGATAGTTGACTTACCAGAGCTATTGTCTCCTCGTATTATATTTACTCCTGAGTGAAACTCTTCAAAATAAACCTCTTTACCATCTTTAGTAACAAGTAAACTATTTAATTTCAGAAAGCTCATATCTATATTCCATTAATTTAGTCCTTTCTTTAAGTTCTCTTAATGACATTTTCTCAAAACACTTAGTGACAAACTCCATATATGTTCTCTCAATATCATTGAGAGTTAAAGATAAATCACTTGGAATAAGGGATATATCTATCTTTATATTTCCATCTAAATAAAAATCCTTACTAAGAAAGCCATAAGAAATCATAGCATTAAATGCTAGCTCTTGTACTCCCTCTAGCTGTAAAAAAATATTCCTGACATCGTGTATTTTATTAAACCGATTTTCT
The Dysgonomonas mossii genome window above contains:
- a CDS encoding ABC-three component system middle component 5 yields the protein MKLLNFLDDKAYEIDRIRIYDYFLLFPFELNKITMPIGFFEYKKIAKENRFNKIHDVRNIFLQLEGVQELAFNAMISYGFLSKDFYLDGNIKIDISLIPSDLSLTLNDIERTYMEFVTKCFEKMSLRELKERTKLMEYRYELSEIK